Proteins found in one Cricetulus griseus strain 17A/GY chromosome X, alternate assembly CriGri-PICRH-1.0, whole genome shotgun sequence genomic segment:
- the LOC118239418 gene encoding cancer/testis antigen 55-like, whose product MALGGNEATHLSSLFTAFSSSAVPLPYHTIPLLTCLVPRSARWAQVGATPGWHMYHMQLVPAEIRSRCPMEITDSYNSKFKSVRGIVTYLCTDYGWINETIFFNPDMVCGNVPVNVGMSVIALVEEDETTHALKTIKVKTMSDPIYGIEPSEFDKRLCIKCVTYATRDSIYISKETFFPMQLLSGGFLPFKGDLLLVEYSLKPGTSNITIHTVSLLNSQNMDEVCVTSVDGRTGVVDDIIYFTLDSLQKPTGYTPGLYDIVNVVAVDSVQQHCSWRAVSMIPVEMCIDQAS is encoded by the exons ATGGCTCTGGGTGGCAATGAAGCCACCCACCTCAGCTCACTTTTCACTGCTTTCAGTTCTTCCGCTGTGCCTCTCCCATACCACACCATCCCTTTGCTCACCTGCCTGGTGCCACGAAGTGCCAGGTGGGCCCAGGTTGGAGCTACCCCAGGCTGGCAT ATGTACCACATGcagctggtgcctgcagagatcagaagcaGATGTCCTATGgagattacagacagtt ATAACTCCAAATTTAAGTCTGTCAGAGGAATTGTTACCTATCTCTGTACCGACTATGGCTGGATTAATGAGACTATCTTCTTCAATCCTGATATGGTGTGTGGAAATGTTCCAGTGAATGTTGGAATGAGCGTCATTGCTCTCGTGGAAGAAGATGAAACAACTCATGCACTAAAAACCATCAAA GTGAAAACTATGTCTGATCCTATTTATGGTATTGAACCATCAGAATTTGACAAGAGACTTTGCATTAAGTGTGTGACGTATGCAACACGGGACAGCATCTATATCAGCAAGGAAACGTTTTTTCCCATGCAGCTTCTTTCTGGAG gatttttgccttttaaaggAGATTTGTTGCTGGTTGAATATTCCTTGAAGCCGGGAACTTCAAACATCACTATCCACACTGTGAGCCTCCTGAACTCCCAAAATATGGATGAG GTCTGTGTGACCAGCGTTGATGGAAGAACTGGTGTGGTGGATGACATCATCTATTTCACTTTGGATTCCCTCCAGAAGCCTACTGGTTATACACCCGGGCTCTATGACATTGTGAATGTGGTTGCTGTGGACAGTGTTCAGCAGCACTGTTCTTGGAGGGCAGTATCAATGATCCCGGTGGAGATGTGTATTGACCAAGCCTCATAA